In the Streptomyces formicae genome, one interval contains:
- a CDS encoding streptophobe family protein — protein sequence MQTDEYRRESRGVRWGDVLLSAIAAVSWALVGMAGTAALGLHLLGADDVGSLGPMTAATVALGAGGSVTPSGDVSAFGLKGAEAATAIDIAPLGVGLVGALLLALFFLRSLRGAGSVISRGELAARLGAVIALFLAMLAGLAWAGHDIITIDGEKLGIDKGIDKGLDELPGGIGDKLPGGIGGLLPDRLGDLAKAKAAVGFTVDTAPTLLGGAVWVAGVLLIALLASRRAPLPRGLDALHRVVRPAVSALVAVVVVAVVAGLAAAAYAMVGDDHPKRIAGAALLGAPNGVWLGVPVGLFVPWDGRATGALTQFLPDPVDDLLTGPSDKAVTLGRLAELDGRVWLLGVAAALMMLFAGVLTAVRTPWVRGAVGAVGFAGRCGVRLGIVTALGLPLLVWLTGVSADASLSVFGVDAFGAGIELHGRLGPAVLLGAAWGFGAGVAGALLAVASGAAGGSVAPLALTGHEARTGHEARAGSAYGAAAPAGTGPYQPGAPHRPPNPDTNPYLKPPPRAGGAPPPGDSSGRPPRDVSGAPTVVGPVVPPPRPRSRSTDWPPPPPPPPPPPEQGPPPPGKPRGPR from the coding sequence ATGCAGACCGACGAGTACCGACGTGAAAGCCGGGGCGTGCGCTGGGGTGACGTGCTGCTCTCGGCGATCGCCGCGGTCAGCTGGGCCCTGGTCGGCATGGCGGGGACGGCCGCGCTCGGGCTGCATCTGCTCGGCGCGGACGACGTGGGCTCGCTCGGACCGATGACGGCGGCGACGGTGGCGCTCGGCGCGGGAGGCTCGGTCACGCCGTCCGGCGACGTCTCCGCGTTCGGCCTCAAGGGCGCGGAAGCGGCCACGGCGATCGACATCGCGCCACTCGGCGTGGGTCTCGTGGGCGCGCTCCTGCTCGCCCTCTTCTTCTTACGCTCCCTGCGCGGCGCCGGATCGGTCATCTCGCGCGGCGAGCTCGCCGCGCGCCTGGGCGCGGTGATCGCCCTCTTCCTCGCGATGCTCGCGGGGCTCGCCTGGGCGGGACACGACATCATCACGATCGACGGCGAGAAGCTCGGCATCGACAAGGGGATCGACAAGGGACTCGACGAACTGCCGGGCGGCATCGGCGACAAACTGCCCGGCGGGATCGGCGGCCTGCTGCCCGACAGGCTCGGCGACCTCGCGAAGGCCAAGGCCGCGGTCGGGTTCACGGTGGACACCGCGCCGACGCTGCTCGGCGGTGCGGTCTGGGTGGCCGGGGTGCTGCTCATCGCGCTGCTCGCCTCGCGCCGCGCTCCGCTGCCGCGCGGGCTCGACGCGCTCCACCGGGTCGTGCGGCCCGCGGTCTCCGCGCTGGTCGCGGTGGTCGTGGTGGCGGTCGTCGCGGGCCTCGCCGCGGCCGCGTACGCGATGGTGGGCGACGACCACCCCAAGCGCATCGCCGGTGCCGCGCTGCTCGGGGCGCCCAACGGCGTCTGGCTCGGGGTTCCCGTCGGGCTCTTCGTGCCGTGGGACGGCAGGGCGACGGGGGCGCTCACCCAGTTCCTGCCGGATCCGGTGGACGACCTGCTGACCGGCCCTTCCGACAAGGCGGTCACGCTCGGCAGGCTCGCCGAACTCGACGGCCGGGTCTGGCTCCTGGGAGTGGCGGCGGCCCTGATGATGCTGTTCGCGGGGGTGCTCACCGCCGTGCGGACTCCTTGGGTGCGTGGGGCGGTGGGCGCGGTGGGGTTCGCGGGGCGGTGCGGTGTGCGGCTCGGGATCGTGACGGCGCTCGGGCTTCCGCTCCTCGTGTGGCTGACCGGGGTCTCTGCCGACGCCTCGCTGTCCGTGTTCGGCGTCGACGCGTTCGGCGCGGGGATCGAACTGCACGGGCGGCTGGGGCCCGCGGTGCTGCTCGGGGCGGCGTGGGGGTTCGGCGCCGGGGTCGCGGGAGCGTTGCTCGCGGTGGCGTCGGGGGCGGCGGGCGGCAGCGTGGCGCCGCTGGCGCTGACCGGGCACGAGGCGCGGACGGGGCACGAGGCGCGGGCCGGGTCGGCGTACGGGGCCGCGGCGCCGGCCGGGACCGGGCCGTATCAGCCCGGCGCTCCGCACCGGCCGCCGAACCCCGACACGAACCCCTATCTCAAGCCGCCGCCGCGCGCGGGCGGCGCTCCCCCGCCGGGCGACTCCTCCGGGCGGCCGCCCCGGGACGTCTCGGGAGCGCCGACCGTGGTGGGCCCCGTCGTACCGCCCCCGCGACCGCGCTCCCGCTCGACGGACTGGCCTCCCCCGCCGCCCCCTCCCCCACCGCCACCGGAGCAGGGCCCGCCTCCCCCGGGGAAGCCACGCGGGCCCCGCTAG
- the serB gene encoding phosphoserine phosphatase SerB — MSASQPPQSADVPTLLVKIFGKDRPGITAGLFDTLAAYSVDVVDIEQVVTRGRIVLCALVTEPPAGLEGDLRSTVHSWAESMKMQAEIISGIGDNRPRGLGRSLVTVLGHPLTSESTAAIAARITATGGNIDRIFRLAKYPVTAVEFAVSGTETEPLRTALALEAARLGVDVAVVAAGLHRRAQRLVVMDVDSTLIQDEVIELFAAHAGCEAEVAEVTAAAMRGELDFEQSLHARVELLAGLDASVVEKVRSEVRLTPGARTLIRTLKRLGYQVGVVSGGFTQVTDDLKERLGLDFAQANTLEIVDGKLTGKVTGEIVDRAGKARLLRRFATEAAVPLEQTVAIGDGANDLDMLNAAGLGVAFNAKPVVREAAHTAVNVPFLDTVLYLLGITREEVEAADTHAD; from the coding sequence ATGAGTGCTTCGCAGCCCCCTCAGTCTGCCGACGTCCCGACGCTCCTCGTCAAGATCTTCGGCAAGGACCGCCCCGGCATCACCGCCGGCCTCTTCGACACCCTCGCCGCCTACTCCGTCGACGTCGTCGACATCGAGCAGGTCGTCACCCGCGGCCGCATCGTGCTGTGCGCGCTCGTGACCGAGCCGCCCGCCGGCCTGGAGGGTGACCTGCGTTCCACCGTCCACAGCTGGGCGGAATCCATGAAGATGCAGGCCGAGATCATCTCCGGCATCGGCGACAACCGGCCCCGCGGGCTCGGGCGTTCGCTGGTGACCGTCCTCGGCCACCCGCTGACCTCGGAGTCGACGGCCGCGATCGCCGCCCGCATCACGGCGACCGGCGGCAACATCGACCGCATCTTCCGTCTCGCCAAGTACCCGGTCACCGCCGTGGAGTTCGCGGTGTCCGGCACGGAGACGGAGCCCCTGCGCACCGCCCTCGCCCTGGAAGCGGCGCGGCTCGGCGTGGACGTCGCGGTCGTCGCGGCGGGCCTGCACCGCCGCGCCCAGCGCCTGGTCGTGATGGACGTCGACTCGACGCTCATCCAGGACGAGGTCATCGAGCTCTTCGCGGCGCACGCCGGATGCGAGGCCGAGGTCGCCGAGGTGACGGCCGCCGCGATGCGCGGCGAGCTGGACTTCGAGCAGTCGCTGCACGCGCGCGTGGAGCTCCTCGCGGGCCTGGACGCCTCGGTCGTCGAGAAGGTCCGCTCCGAGGTCCGGCTCACGCCTGGCGCCCGCACCCTGATTCGTACGCTCAAGCGCCTGGGCTACCAAGTGGGCGTCGTCTCGGGCGGGTTCACCCAGGTCACCGATGACCTGAAGGAACGTCTCGGCCTCGACTTCGCCCAGGCCAACACCCTGGAGATCGTCGACGGCAAGCTCACCGGCAAGGTGACCGGCGAGATCGTCGACCGGGCGGGCAAGGCGCGTCTCCTTCGCCGCTTCGCCACGGAGGCGGCCGTCCCGCTGGAGCAGACCGTCGCGATCGGCGACGGCGCGAACGACCTCGACATGCTGAACGCGGCCGGTCTCGGGGTCGCCTTCAACGCCAAGCCGGTGGTCCGCGAGGCCGCGCACACCGCCGTCAACGTCCCCTTCCTCGACACCGTCCTCTATCTCCTCGGCATCACGCGCGAAGAGGTCGAGGCGGCGGACACGCACGCCGACTGA